One window of the Melospiza melodia melodia isolate bMelMel2 chromosome 15, bMelMel2.pri, whole genome shotgun sequence genome contains the following:
- the SEMA4B gene encoding semaphorin-4B, with translation SRPRRSPAARSGMAARPVLPVLAALLLSAAPEPVPRVSLPYDSAERVVRRFEAPGVSNYTTLLLSPDGRTLYLGARELLLTLNTSNFQPSSPARRLLWSADEEKKRQCVFKGKDPQRDCHNYIKLLLQLNSTHLYTCGTCAFSPACAYINVQHFSLERDASGKVVLEDGKGRCPFDPEYRSTAVMVDGELYAGTVSNFQGNEPTISRSQESRIALKTENSLNWLQDPAFVGSAYLRESLPAGNPEGDDDKVYFFFSETGKEFDYFENTIVSRIARVCKGDQGGERVLQRRWTTFLKAQLLCSHPEDGFPFNVLQDIFVLTPDELRWRETLFYGVFTSQWNKGGLGSSAVCAFPMRSVQRAFGGLYKEVNRETQQWYTDTGPVPEPRPGMCITSHTRHLKINSSLQMPDRVLNFIKDHFLMDSPVRSQPLLLQSQRRYQQIGVHRAPGLRGTYDVLFLGTDDGRLHKAVRVNHGVHIIEEIRLFPDGQPILQLLLDQDQGLVYAATYTAVAQVPFANCSLYRSCGECVLARDPFCAWSRGACRRLAPHPPAHPQLWAQDIEDADTERLCQPANASQPRPRILLPPASGSPCQQIQLPPNAVRPLPCRLLSNLASRSWLHNGAPVNASYLVLPDGALILVGSPERAGTYECWSLEEGFRKLMASYCVGVQEPALGPADPGRKVAAGRDALETVSTSRSTSAVGSAAARLDGKTYWTEFLVMCVLFAAAVLVLAFFVLHRHRDGMKALVEPGDPSRHQKPPRKPVESLPLNGSSLPSTAPEHKGYQALQDNYIVSTPVHEPPGPPRTFSESEKRPLHVRDSFVEVSPACQRPRVRLGSEIQDSVV, from the exons TCGCGGCCGCGGCGGAGCCCCGCGGCTCGGTCCGGGATGGCGGCGCGGCCGGTGCTGCCGGTGCTGGCGGCGCTGCTGCTCTCGGCGGCTCCGGAGCCTGTCCCGCGGGTCAGCCTGCCCTACG ACTCGGCCGAGAGGGTGGTGCGGCGCTTTGAGGCACCTGGCGTGTCCAACTACACGACCCTGCTGCTGAGCCCGGACGGCAGGACGCTCTACCTGGGGGCACgagagctgctcctcaccctcAACACCAGCAACTTTCAGCCCAGCTCCCCAGCTCGTAGG ctgctgtggagtgcaGATGAGGAGAAGAAGAGGCAGTGTGTGTTCAAGGGCAAGGACCCCCAG AGGGACTGTCACAACTACAtcaagctgctgctgcagctgaacaGCACCCACCTGTACACCTGTGGGACCTGCGCCTTCAGCCCGGCCTGCGCCTACATC aacGTGCAGCACTTCAGCCTGGAGCGGGACGCGTCGGGGAAGGTGGTGCTGGAGGACGGGAAGGGACGCTGCCCCTTTGACCCTGAGTACCGCTCCACAGCTGTCATGGTCG ACGGCGAGCTCTACGCCGGGACCGTCAGCAACTTCCAGGGCAATGAGCCGACCATCTCCCGCAGCCAGGAGAGCCGCATCGCCCTCAAGACCGAGAACTCCCTCAACTGGCTGCAAg ACCCAGCGTTCGTGGGCTCAGCCTACCTGCGGGAGAGCCTCCCTGCCGGCAACCCTGAGGGTGACGACGACAAGGTCTACTTCTTCTTCAGCGAGACTGGGAAGGAGTTTGACTATTTTGAGAACACCATCGTCTCCCGCATCGCACGTGTGTGCAAG GGGGACCAGGGCGGGGAGCGCGTGCTGCAGCGGCGCTGGACAACCTTCCTGAAGGCACAgctgctctgctcacaccctgagGACGGGTTCCCCTTCAACGTGCTGCAGGACATCTTTGTGCTCACCCCGGATGAGCTGCGCTGGAGGGAGACGCTCTTCTACGGTGTCTTCACCTCGCAGTG GAACAAGGGCGGGCTGGGCAGCTCGGCCGTCTGCGCCTTCCCCATGCGCAGCGTGCAGCGCGCCTTCGGCGGGCTCTACAAGGAGGTGAACCGCGAGACGCAGCAGTGGTACACGGACACCGGCCCCGTGCCGGAGCCCCGGCCGGGCATG TGCATCACCAGCCACACGCGGCACCTGAAGATCAATTCATCGCTGCAGATGCCAGATCGAGTGCTGAACTTTATCAAGGACCACTTCCTGATGGACAGCCCTGTGCGCagccagccgctgctgctgcagagccagcgGCGCTACCAGCAGATCGGCGTGCACCGCGCGCCCGGCCTGCGCGGCACCTACGACGTCCTCTTCCTGGGCACGG ACGACGGGCGGCTGCACAAGGCCGTGAGGGTGAACCACGGCGTGCACATCATTGAGGAGATCCGCCTCTTCCCTGACGGGCAGCCcattctccagctgctgctggaccaggaccag GGTCTTGTGTATGCAGCCACCTACACAGCAGTGGCCCAGGTGCCCTTTGCCAACTGCAGCCTGTACCGCAGCTGTGGGGAATGTGTGCTGGCACGGGACCCCTTCTGTGCCTGGAGCCGGGGTGCCTGCCGCAGGCTCGCCCCACATCCCCCGGCACACCCACA GCTCTGGGCACAGGACATCGAGGATGCCGACACGGAGCGGCTCTGCCAGCCGGCCAACGCCTCCCAGCCCCGTCCCCGCATCCTCCTGCCCCCAG CCTCAGGCTCCCCGTGCCAGCAGATCCAGCTCCCTCCCAACGCGGTGCGGCCGCTGCCGTGCCGGCTGCTCTCCAACCTGGCCTCGCGGAGCTGGCTGCACAACGGGGCTCCTGTCAACGCCTCCTACCTGGTGCTGCCCGACGGAGCCCTCATTCTGGTGGGCAGCCCGGAGCGCGCAGGCACCTACGAGTGCTGGTCGCTGGAGGAGGGCTTCCGCAAGCTGATGGCCAGCTACTGCGTGGGCGTGCAGGAGCCAGCCCTCGGGCCAGCAGACCCTGGCAGGAAGGTGGCTGCTGGCCGTGACGCCCTGGAGACGGTCAGCACATCGCGGAGCACCTCAGCGGTGGGCAGTGCTGCAGCACGGCTGGACGGCAAGACCTACTGGACCGAGTTCCTGGTGATGTGTGTGCTCTTTGCCGCCGCCGTCCTCGTGCTGGCCTTCTTCGTGCTGCACCGGCACCGCGACGGCATGAAGGCCTTGGTGGAGCCCGGCGACCCCAGCAGGCACCAGAAGCCGCCCCGCAAGCCGGTGGAGAGCCTGCCCCTGAATGGCAGCAGCCTGCCCAGCACGGCTCCTGAGCACAAGGGCTACCAGGCCCTGCAGGACAACTACATCGTCAGTACCCCCGTGCATGAGCCCCCAGGACCTCCACGCACCTTCTCTGAGTCAGAGAAGAGGCCTCTCCACGTCCGTGACAGCTTTGTGGAGGTGTCTCCTGCCTGCCAAAGACCCCGGGTGCGCCTGGGCTCCGAGATCCAGGACTCGGTGGTGTGA